In Corylus avellana chromosome ca2, CavTom2PMs-1.0, the following proteins share a genomic window:
- the LOC132169286 gene encoding uncharacterized protein LOC132169286, with amino-acid sequence MDVIKHLHKVTKGPWLSVGDYNEIVDMSEKWGGAEKRDGQMELFRGNLEECGLSDLGYVESKYTWSNAREDGRFLKERLDRALANDEWCSMFQHVEVQVLAARSSDHKPLLILFTRSKKEDACVKRGFRFEAKWKTGDSAGSVENKRKFRFLEQLLKHKTKQLQNLQNNEGPHNQRQIKELKRDIAVILDQEDLKWKQRAKQTWYTKGDRNTPYFLSWANQRKKRNQISCIRDEEGEEWQHLHEVRRAFEGYFHKIYTSGGSERLDECLEGMTVRVTQEMNTLLLTIYTRTEVEKALMGMAPLKSPGPDGYAACFYQKALPTVKNEVCDAILGFLNEVIANRLKKVLPDIISPNQSAFVPGRLITDNILVAFEALHTMNGRMKGSKGYMALKLDMSKAYDRVEWGFLEEIMLKLGFDRRWIQKVMLCVQTVTYSVLINGQAHGHIRPSRGLRQGDPLSLYLFILCAEGLSHMLGKAEENKHISSLPITSGGPKINHLLFAYDSLLYCRANMDEWKEMQALLEMYERSSGQCLNKDKTSIFFSRNTKPEVRAHLKSIAGVGGTQNYENYLDLLALIGRSRIRSFNKIQGRVWDHLNGWKERFLTHAGKEVLLKAIIQAIPIYMMSVFKLPKTLNRQINSMMARFWWGHKENTLRVAWMGWERMGKSKARGGLGFRDLESFNEALLAKQGWRLVHDPTSFVAQILQAKYCKNKTFLESNLGNMPSFAWRSIWGAKKLLEAGLIWRVGNGHSINIWGDRWLPTPTTHMIQSPHSVLHHNAKVKELIDDDTQWWNIPLIEKVFMKDKAEVFCNMVISPGSQRDKLIWVGTKNGKFSVRSAYHLAQTIGDNRRGSTSAARCGGTIWKKIWSIKGPRVMQFFLWKACQYTLPTKGNIFRRRITSDPLCPLCEQMEETVGHILWGCPSAQDSPVVPIPILSFLEMGSNIVQQQIPRLSKDNYGSWSIQMRALFGFQDLWEDITDGFIEPTEEEEAEYTADEKKTLKEQRKKDKKALFLLYQALDESTFEKVAEAMTSKQAWEILASIFKGDERVKRVRLQSLWGEFEALHMKDGESVSDYFS; translated from the exons ATGGACGTTATTAAACACCTCCATAAGGTGACGAAAGGCCCGTGGCTTAGTGTTGGGGATTACAACGAAATTGTGGATATGTCGGAGAAATGGGGTGGagcagagaagagagatggcCAAATGGAATTATTTCGTGGCAATTTAGAAGAGTGTGGACTCAGTGATTTAGGATACGTTGAATCAAAATATACTTGGTCTAATGCACGGGAAGATGGCAGATTCCTAAAGGAACGCCTAGATAGGGCGTTAGCAAATGATGAATGGTGCTCAATGTTTCAACATGTGGAAGTGCAAGTCCTGGCCGCAAGGTCTTCTGACCATAAGCCACTGTTGATTTTGTTTACACGATCAAAGAAGGAGGACGCCTGTGTGAAACGGGGCTTTCGGTTTGAAGCAAAATGGAAAACAGGAGATAGTGCGGGGAGCGTGGAAAACAAGAG aaaattcagatttttaGAACAACTCCTGAAACACAAGACGAAGCAACTCCAAAATCTCCAGAACAACGAGGGTCCACATAATCAGAGGCAGATAAAAGAACTTAAAAGAGATATAGCAGTGATTCTTGATCAAGAAGACCTCAAGTGGAAACAAAGGGCTAAACAGACTTGGTACACAAAAGGGGATCGTAACACTCCTTACTTTCTTTCTTGGGCGAACCaacgaaagaaaagaaatcaaatatcCTGTATAAGGGATGAGGAGGGTGAAGAATGGCAGCATCTACACGAAGTAAGGAGAGCTTTTGAGGGTTATTTCCATAAGATATATACCTCAGGTGGCTCTGAAAGACTAGACGAATGCCTGGAAGGAATGACAGTACGAGTAACTCAGGAAATGAACACACTGCTGTTGACCATATATACACGGACTGAAGTGGAGAAGGCTCTTATGGGGATGGCTCCTTTAAAGTCCCCAGGACCGGATGGGTATGCTGcctgtttttatcaaaaagccTTGCCCACAGTGAAGAACGAAGTGTGTGATGCAATCTTAGGCTTCTTGAACGAAG TCATTGCTAATAGATTGAAAAAGGTACTGCCAGATATCATTTCCCCCAATCAAAGTGCTTTCGTACCAGGTCGACTCATTACAGACAATATTCTAGTGGCCTTTGAAGCTTTGCATACCATGAATGGAAGAATGAAGGGAAGCAAGGGTTATATGGCACTGAAGCTTGATATGAGCAAAGCGTATGACAGAGTGGAATGGGGCTTTTTAGAAGAAATCATGCTCAAATTGGGCTTTGATCGGAGATGGATCCAAAAAGTGATGCTATGTGTCCAAACGGTGACGTATTCGGTGCTGATTAATGGTCAAGCTCATGGTCATATTCGGCCATCTAGGGGACTGAGACAGGGAGATCCACTCTCCCTATATCTCTTTATTCTTTGTGCAGAGGGACTCAGTCACATGCTTGGTAAGGCGGAAGAGAATAAACACATCTCGAGTTTACCCATCACAAGTGGAGGCCCAAAAATAAATCATCTCCTATTTGCATATGATAGTCTCCTTTACTGCAGGGCAAATATGGATGAATGGAAAGAGATGCAAGCACTTTTAGAAATGTATGAGCGAAGTTCGGGGCAATGCCTAAACAAGGACAAgacatcaatatttttcagcCGAAATACTAAGCCGGAGGTTCGGGCTCATTTAAAGTCAATTGCAGGAGTAGGAGGCACACAGAATTATGAAAATTATCTCGATCTTCTAGCGTTGATTGGTAGATCAAGAATACGGTCTTTCAACAAAATTCAGGGACGAGTTTGGGATCACCTCAATGGGTGGAAGGAGCGATTTTTGACTCATGCAGGTAAGGAAGTTCTTTTGAAGGCCATTATTCAAGCTATTCCTATATACATGATGAGTGTATTTAAACTCCCTAAGACTCTTAATCGGCAGATTAATTCGATGATGGCTCGGTTTTGGTGGGGTCATAAGGAAAATACTTTGCGAGTAGCGTGGATGGGTTGGGAAAGGATGGGCAAAAGTAAGGCAAGGGGAGGATTGGGCTTCCGAGACCTAGAGAGTTTCAATGAGGCTCTTCTAGCAAAACAAGGGTGGAGGTTGGTGCATGACCCCACTTCTTTTGTAGCTCAGATTCTTCAAGCCAAgtattgtaaaaataaaacttttttggAGTCAAATTTGGGGAATATGCCATCCTTTGCATGGAGGAGTATATGGGGGGCGAAGAAATTACTAGAGGCGGGCTTGATATGGAGGGTGGGAAATGGGCACTCAATTAACATTTGGGGAGATCGTTGGCTTCCAACCCCTACCACACATATGATACAGTCTCCTCATAGTGTGCTTCACCATAATGCAAAGGTAAAGGAATTAATTGACGATGATACCCAGTGGTGGAACATTCCTTTGATTGAAAAAGTGTTTATGAAAGACAAGGCCGAGGTTTTTTGTAACATGGTGATCAGCCCAGGCAGCCAACGTGACAAATTAATTTGGGTGGGGACGAAGAATGGCAAATTTTCAGTCCGAAGTGCGTACCATTTAGCACAAACTATTGGTGATAATAGGAGGGGCTCTACCTCAGCAGCAAGATGTGGGGGTACTATCTGGAAGAAAATTTGGTCTATTAAAGGACCTCGGGTCATGCAGTTTTTCTTGTGGAAGGCCTGCCAATATACTCTTCCTACGAAAGGAAATATTTTCCGTCGTCGAATCACGTCTGACCCTTTGTGCCCTTTGTGTGAACAGATGGAGGAAACCGTGGGTCATATTCTTTGGGGTTGCCCATCCGCCCAAGAT agcccagtTGTGCCAATTCCCATTTTGTCCTTTCTAGAAATGGGTTCCAACATAGTCCAACAACAAATCCCTAGATTAtcaaaagataactatgggtcATGGTCTATCCAAATGAGAGCCCTGTTTGGGTTTCAAGATCTGTGGGAAGACATTACTGACGGATTTATAGAACCCACTGAGGAGGAGGAAGCTGAATACACAGCAGATGAGAAGAAGACTCTTAAGGAGCAAAGGAAGAAGGATAAAAAGGCCTTGTTTTTACTCTATCAAGCATTGGACGAGTCTACCTTCGAGAAAGTTGCCGAAGCAATGACAAGTAAACAAGCATGGGAGATTCTAGCTTCCATCTTCAAAGGAGATGAACGGGTGAAACGGGTCCGTCTCCAATCATTATGGGGCGAGTTCGAGGCTCTTCACATGAAGGATGGAGAATCGGTGTCCGATTATTTCTCATGA